From Penaeus vannamei isolate JL-2024 chromosome 12, ASM4276789v1, whole genome shotgun sequence, the proteins below share one genomic window:
- the LOC113821794 gene encoding cuticle protein CP575 — MKVLVLFALGLVALAAAMPSDIIDFEEDHMEHEQEGIPGTAVEGEYSWVAPDGNEYRVKYVADRFGYRIVDDNVVPRMRSDAAEFDDDDD; from the coding sequence GTTCTCTTCGCTCTGGGTCTGGTCGCCCTGGCCGCCGCCATGCCCTCCGACATCATCGACTTCGAGGAGGACCACATGGAGCACGAGCAGGAGGGCATCCCAGGAACGGCCGTGGAGGGCGAGTACTCGTGGGTAGCGCCCGACGGGAACGAGTACCGCGTCAAGTACGTCGCCGACCGCTTCGGTTACCGCATCGTCGACGACAACGTTGTCCCCAGGATGCGCAGCGACGCGGCCGAATTTGACGACGATGACGACTGA
- the LOC113821825 gene encoding larval cuticle protein 16/17, with product MKVLLLVALGLVALAAARPSDIIDIEQDHMEHEQEGIPGTAVEGEYSWVAPDGNEYVVKYVADHNGYRVVEDNVVPKVRSDLPEAEEDEEADEDEEDAPAFRAAELEEDEDDEEGAEDDDE from the exons ATGAAGGTCTTG CTGCTCGTCGCTCTGGGTCTGGTCGCCCTGGCCGCCGCCCGACCCTCCGACATCATCGACATCGAGCAGGACCACATGGAGCACGAGCAGGAGGGCATCCCTGGAACGGCCGTGGAGGGCGAGTACTCGTGGGTAGCGCCCGACGGCAACGAATACGTCGTCAAGTACGTCGCCGACCACAACGGGTACCGCGTCGTCGAGGACAACGTCGTGCCCAAGGTTCGCAGCGACTTGCCTGAggctgaggaggacgaggaggcggatgaagacgaggaggacgCCCCTGCGTTCAGAGCCGCTGAgctcgaggaggacgaggatgacgaGGAGGGAGCTGAGGATGACGATGAATAG